The Drosophila biarmipes strain raj3 chromosome 2L, RU_DBia_V1.1, whole genome shotgun sequence genome has a window encoding:
- the LOC108034235 gene encoding solute carrier organic anion transporter family member 2B1, whose product MAQNTRNSDLSQIAVNANNIPDDSVDCGIKGLGWCRGPGCQKYARLRTFILVLAISGTLQGACESYFRVSAKQAAFQFGYSPLLVDWLLVASGLFQAVFALAFAYWAEVYHPIKWLVGTLMLQAVTCVVAVIPSIMNFAEGSKAKDALVDANLCATSLAQFQKLTLTEAQSSSLTLAMLFVLQLALGMGGLAYYTLGVSYIDDNSLSQDSPAVIAATLAARVFGQQAGSFLVLGVGLTHVGWWLGWVILAPFIFVGALLLGLFPKRLPKTVIHQAAQRIIEQSNMRHFGSQFSTYLDDSDFWPSLKRLFNNRLLMVNLLSIMCVQSAVVNYGLQEESYLQSRFFLPYNEQDGLTEEWRSAFVSYFLKPPVMAVGMLVSGLIISKAQLSARKITGINIALSVHLAAIFVGLVFVQCDVGAIAGVEGGKLKQPYCSSQCLCTPTAFMPVCPENSAVTYFSPCYAGCTRQTTINSFQLFEGCSCSGDQSLNSTGQMRATAGACSADSCQAAIIIFQIMSISVAFLMGVGVIGKTLITLRAVLPQDKSLALAFELMIVGLFAYIPVHLSYDIVTRTTCVYWAPNYERCLLRETPKHGNILDILTASLILASVLFDTLVYIFAKGLNLYNCKVTDTNYTPSLYAPIPHEDATTSPSAPRGGSPVTTTTTSSPMQRRDAPQEPRTQTAVFRNPSSVTTSSGGAQSIVEPHESGVTYAQVVFPPDRRKPDDGSTSPKRLAVPANVPLHLLSESDVRSQLGNLKSFSPPKKEADPGRDTVDTDDVVVTQPQAHVQPQVQAVLPQVQPPVQGEISPAQPNHQSRPEDARPQSPETDF is encoded by the exons ATGGCGCAGAATACGCGCAACTCCGATTTATCGCAGATAGCGGTCAATGCCAACAATATACCCGACG ACAGCGTCGACTGCGGCATCAAAGGCCTGGGCTGGTGTCGCGGCCCAGGATGCCAGAAGTACGCCCGGCTGCGCACCTTCATCCTGGTCCTGGCCATCTCGGGAACTCTCCAGGGCGCCTGCGAGTCCTACTTCCGCGTTTCGGCCAAACAGGCCGCCTTCCAGTTTGGCTACAGTCCGCTGCTAGTGG ACTGGCTGCTGGTGGCCAGTGGATTGTTCCAGGCTGTATTTGCACTGGCCTTCGCCTACTGGGCGGAGGTCTATCATCCCATTAAGTGGCTGGTCGGCACTCTGATGCTGCAGGCAGTCACCTGCGTGGTGGCTGTGATTCCCTCCATCATGAACTT TGCCGAGGGCAGCAAGGCGAAGGATGCTCTGGTGGACGCCAATTTGTGCGCCACCTCGCTGGCGCAGTTCCAGAAGCTCACGCTGACAGAGGCCCAGAGCAGCAGCCTCACCCTAGCGATGCTCTTCGTCCTCCAGCTGGCCCTGGGCATGGGCGGCCTGGCCTACTACACACTGGGGGTCAGCTACATCGACGACAACTCGCTGTCCCAGGACAGTCCGGCGGTGATAGCGGCCACCCTGGCCGCCCGCGTCTTTGGCCAGCAGGCGGGCTCCTTTCTGGTCCTGGGCGTGGGGCTGACCCACGTTGGCTGGTGGCTCGGCTGGGTGATACTGGCTCCCTTCATCTTCGTGGGCGCCCTGCTCCTGGGGCTGTTCCCCAAGCGGTTGCCCAAGACGGTGATCCACCAGGCCGCCCAGAGGATCATCGAGCAGTCGAACATGCGCCACTTCGGCAGCCAGTTCTCCACCTACCTGGATGACTCCGACTTCTGGCCGTCGCTGAAGAGGCTGTTCAACAACCGCCTGCTGATGGTCAACCTGCTGAGCATCATGTGTGTGCAGAGTGCGGTGGTGAACTACGGCTTGCAGGAGGAGAGCTACCTGCAGAGCAGGTTCTTCCTGCCCTACAACGAGCAGGATGGCTTAACGGAGGAGTGGAGGTCGGCCTTCGTTTCGTACTTCCTCAAGCCGCCGGTGATGGCGGTGGGAATGCTCGTGAGTGGCCTGATCATCTCGAAGGCCCAGCTGTCGGCCCGCAAAATCACGGGCATCAACATAGCCCTCAGTGTCCATCTGGCGGCCATCTTTGTGGGCCTGGTCTTTGTCCAGTGCGATGTGGGCGCCATCGCGGGCGTGGAGGGGGGCAAGTTAAAGCAGCCCTACTGCTCCAGCCAGTGCCTGTGCACGCCCACTGCCTTCATGCCCGTCTGCCCGGAGAACAGTGCCGTCACCTACTTCTCGCCCTGCTACGCGGGCTGCACCCGACAGACCACCATCAACAGCTTCCAGTTGTTCGAgggctgcagctgcagcgggGACCAGTCCCTGAACTCCACCGGCCAGATGAGGGCCACCGCAGGAGCCTGCAGCGCAGACAGCTGCCAGGCGGCCATCATCATCTTCCAGATCATGAGCATTTCGGTGGCCTTCCTCATGGGCGTGGGTGTGATCGGGAAGACGTTGATCACCCTAAGGGCTGTCCTCCCGCAGGACAAGTCCTTGGCTCTGGCCTTCGAGCTCATGATTGTGGGCCTCTTCGCCTATATTCCGGTGCATCTAAGCTACGACATTGTCACCC GTACCACCTGCGTTTACTGGGCTCCCAACTACGAGCGCTGTCTGCTGCGGGAGACGCCCAAGCATGGCAACATCCTGGACATCCTGACCGCCTCCTTGATCCTGGCCAGTGTGCTCTTCGACACCCTCGTGTACATCTTCGCCAAGGGACTGAATCTGTACAACTGCAAGGTGACGGATACTAACTATACACCCTCCCTGTACGCGCCAATCCCGCACGAGGATGCGACCACGTCACCCAGTGCTCCCCGCGGCGGAAGTCCAgtgaccaccaccaccacctcctcgCCCATGCAGCGCCGAGACGCACCGCAGGAGCCCCGGACCCAGACTGCCGTCTTCAGAAATCCCAGTTCGGTGACCACCTCGTCGGGCGGGGCCCAAAGCATAGTGGAGCCTCACGAGAGTGGGGTCACCTACGCCCAGGTTGTCTTTCCGCCAGACAGACGCAAGCCGGACGACGGCAGCACCAGCCCCAAGCGCCTGGCCGTCCCAGCCAATGTTCCATTGCACCTCCTCTCCGAGTCAGATGTTCGCAGCCAGTTGGGCAATCTGAAGTCCTTCAGTCCCCCCAAAAAGGAGGCTGACCCGGGCCGCGACACGGTGGACACCGACGACGTGGTGGTCACCCAACCGCAGGCGCATGTTCAACCGCAAGTCCAAGCCGTGCTCCCCCAGGTCCAACCACCGGTCCAGGGGGAGATCTCTCCAGCACAACCAAACCATCAATCGAGGCCAGAAGACGCAAGGCCACAAAGCCCCGAAACGGACTTCTGA
- the LOC108033447 gene encoding pyrimidine-specific ribonucleoside hydrolase RihA: protein MDNDTKGLERFVVFDCDIGSDDAWALALLLRGEQLSLPGGKRYKLVAITCVQGNTDVQNGSQNALRILRLLERRDIPVFRGCASPIVPRTWKDQSRFHGIDGFKDVGDYPDVSELQEQLQEEHAVNAMYRLVCQSPKQVDFLLCGPLTNFANCINLYGDAFLEKIGGVYIMGGNIYGRGNIMKCAEFNFMMDPEAAHTTLERLKEPALILPWEPCIEDAFHLSLDWRLNVLGSVDHPFVKLMTRVERAMMEPRGIKKWLNPDAALAAAYLFPEAMIAEHLDYHATVELAGVHTRGQMVLDHLRGRRVDAIHGRQSNVRIITHLNREPFRTIMSWTGCLPGTDLAKL from the exons ATGGACAACGACACAAAAGGCTTGGAACGCTTCGTGGTCTTTGACTGCGACATTGGATCGGATGACGCCTGGGCCCTTGCTCTTTTACTACGGGGAGAGCAGTTGTCCTTACCCGGCGGAAAGCGGTATAAGCTGGTGGCAATAACATGTGTCCAGGGCAATACCGATGTTCAGAACGGATCCCAGAATGCCCTGAGAATTCTCAGATTACTGGAGAGGCGGGAT ATTCCAGTTTTTAGGGGCTGCGCTTCTCCGATAGTACCTCGGACGTGGAAGGACCAATCTCGCTTCCATGGCATTGACGGCTTTAAGGACGTGGGCGACTATCCAGATGTGAGCGAGCTGCAGGAGCAACTGCAGGAGGAGCACGCCGTGAATGCGATGTATAGGCTGGTTTGCCAGAGTCCCAAGCAAGTGGACTTTCTCCTCTGTGGGCCCCTCACCAACTTTGCCAACTGCATTAACCTCTATGGAGATGCGTTTTTGGAAAAGATCGGTGGGGTGTACATAATGGGGGGAAACATCTATGGGCGCGGCAACATCATGAAGTGTGCCGAGTTCAATTTCATGATGGATCCCGAGGCGGCGCACACAACTTTGGAGCGCTTGAAGGAGCCAGCTCTAATCCTGCCCTGGGAGCCCTGCATCGAAGACGCCTTCCATCTGTCACTCGACTGGAGGCTAAATGTTTTGGGGTCTGTGGACCATCCCTTTGTAAAACTGATGACCAGAGTGGAGCGAGCCATGATGGAGCCCCGTGGGATCAAGAAGTGGCTCAATCCTGATGCCGCTCTCGCAGCTGCCTACCTCTTTCCAGAGGCAATGATTGCGGAGCACCTGGACTACCATGCCACAGTGGAACTGGCCGGAGTCCACACGCGTGGCCAGATGGTGTTGGATCACCTGCGCGGGCGTCGGGTGGATGCTATCCACGGAAGGCAGAGCAATGTGCGCATCATAACTCATCTCAATAGAGAGCCCTTTCGGACTATTATGTCTTGGACGGGGTGTCTTCCGGGGACAGATCTGGCAAAACTCTGA
- the LOC108033596 gene encoding protein bunched, class 1/class 3/D/E isoforms isoform X6 translates to MMGTMSLRQPENWLYEIWQKGYDSPCYVMVPNAKDLVKSHLMIAVREEVEVLKERISELMDKINKLELENNILKSNIPQETLQQLQMQLQIAAPPATPAIQAAPAVQSAVASAAAGQAVQAGQQQAAGAVAVAVAVAGVATSPASAVVPTIIPNGSAENGGSAVELSAAAAEQQQVASAAAGAATTTNGPMS, encoded by the exons ATGATGGGCACAATGTCGCTGCGCCAGCCAGAGAATTGGCTCTACGAGATTTGGCAGAAGGGCTACGACAGCCCCTGCTACGTGATGGTGCCCAATGCAAAA GATCTGGTCAAGTCGCATCTCATGATAGCGGTGCGCGAGGAGGTGGAAGTGCTGAAGGAGCGCATCTCCGAGCTGATGGACAAGATCAAcaagctggagctggagaacAACATTCTCAAGTCGAACATCCCGCAGGAGacgctgcagcagctgcagatGCAGCTCCAGATCGCCGCCCCCCCGGCCACGCCCGCCATCCAGGCGGCGCCGGCGGTGCAGAGTGCCGTCGCCTCGGCTGCCGCGGGTCAGGCAGTTCAGGCCGGTCAGCAGCAGGCCGCTGgagcggtggcggtggcggtcGCGGTGGCGGGCGTGGCCACCAGCCCCGCCTCCGCGGTGGTCCCCACGATCATTCCCAACGGCAGCGCCGAGAACGGCGGCAGTGCAGTCGAGCTgtcagcggcagcggcggagcagcagcaggtggcGTCGGCAGCGGCTGGAGCGGCAACCACGACCAACGGCCCCATGTCCTAA